A portion of the Halopelagius inordinatus genome contains these proteins:
- a CDS encoding segregation/condensation protein A has product MTDRREEVMPDGIDAPEADDDEVEPVELLVKLAEEGEIDPWDIDVVDVTDAFLDHLDSTDLRTSGRALFYAAVLLRMKSDALLEPDEEPEEELEPWEAALEGPDGAMAGGDGDAPGFDPVDALEEEMDRRLDRKQARGSPETLDELVRELRDAERGSWWKRRREYDTSESPRGYQRGTQTLDYRSDDDFRDDDEPTAADVTGTAHTEDIESSIRTVEAALREQYDNGRAEVLYREVRTVTETPVTTYLSLLFLSHRGTVRLRQDDLFGDLWVQDPEAVDGEDDSEDEGDEAVEAEAEAIAD; this is encoded by the coding sequence ATGACTGACCGGCGCGAGGAGGTGATGCCGGACGGAATCGACGCGCCCGAGGCGGACGACGACGAGGTCGAACCCGTCGAACTGCTCGTCAAACTCGCCGAGGAGGGCGAGATAGATCCGTGGGACATCGACGTGGTGGACGTGACCGACGCGTTCCTCGACCACCTCGATTCGACCGACCTCCGGACGTCCGGGCGAGCGCTGTTTTACGCGGCGGTCCTCCTGCGGATGAAGAGCGACGCGTTGCTCGAACCCGACGAGGAGCCCGAGGAGGAACTCGAACCGTGGGAGGCGGCCTTGGAGGGTCCCGACGGCGCGATGGCCGGCGGCGACGGCGACGCACCGGGGTTCGACCCGGTGGACGCCTTAGAGGAAGAGATGGACCGACGACTCGATAGAAAGCAGGCGCGCGGGTCGCCCGAGACGCTGGACGAACTCGTCCGCGAACTCCGCGACGCCGAACGCGGGTCGTGGTGGAAGCGCCGCCGCGAGTACGACACCTCGGAGTCGCCGCGGGGGTACCAACGCGGCACGCAGACGCTCGATTACCGGAGCGACGACGACTTCCGCGACGACGACGAACCGACGGCGGCGGACGTCACCGGCACCGCCCACACCGAAGACATCGAGTCGTCCATCCGGACGGTCGAGGCAGCGCTCCGCGAGCAGTACGACAACGGCCGCGCGGAGGTACTCTACCGGGAGGTTCGGACGGTCACCGAGACGCCGGTGACGACCTATCTCTCGCTTCTGTTCCTCTCGCACCGAGGGACGGTACGCCTCCGACAGGACGACCTGTTCGGCGACCTGTGGGTGCAGGACCCCGAGGCCGTGGACGGAGAAGACGACAGCGAGGACGAGGGAGACGAAGCGGTCGAAGCCGAGGCCGAGGCCATCGCGGACTGA
- the smc gene encoding chromosome segregation protein SMC, which produces MHIKELVLDGFKSFGRKTRIPFYEDFTVVTGPNGSGKSNIIDGVLFALGLARTRGIRAEKLTDLIYNPGHADGSDGESAGPREASVTVVLDNGDGKLDRSQIVNAAGSDDVGDASEIRVKRRVKETDDNYYSYYYLNGRSCNLSDIQDLLAQAGITPEGYNVVMQGDVTEIINMTAYQRRGIIDEIAGVSEFDAKKEDAFGELEAVEERIDEADLRIEEKHTRLDQLEDERETALEYKSLRDEREEYEGHLKAAELEDKRADLERTETRAETKESTLADLREELDRRQGRVTRFESELEELTREIERKGEDEQLRIKSEIEEVKGEITRLETAIESAEDRIEDAENERRKAFVQLDRKQEKIANLADDIRSVKVEQASVKSDIQSKETELAEVKSEIASVDTEFDELKAELEDRKERLEELKTAKNDLQREKDRLLDDTRRRANEIAETEEKVEEARGRLPDLKATLSDLHSELDKAEKNRDKIRGVVDGLKEEKSDLKAELDEVADDLRRKQSQYAELETKAGRDGDNSWPRSVTTILNAGLSGVHGTVGQLGSVTGEYATACETAAGGRLAHVVVDDDGVGSSCIDYLKSRNAGRATFLPITKMDDRGLPRKPNTDGVVDFARNLVEYDSEYETVFSYVLGSTLVVEDMQTARELMGDFRMVTLDGDLVERSGAMTGGSGGGSRYSFSKSGNGRLERLAEEIASLEDDRQRLQDELRDVESDIDDAREKMADANDRIRSVEADIERAESDVDDAETTVSELTDRVEELREERESVDEEMRDIDEEIADRDEEIAAVRAEREELEGELEDSEIPELTSRADEIRADISDLEDRMDELDGRLNELQLEKEYAEDAVDDLNETVESAQEKKADARDAIAEKKSEIEDREDVLEDKRAAVEELEAELAELKEDRSELHEDLREAKAERDEQKENVERVESTVESLRESAERLEWEIDELAAEVGDYDPEAIPDHDEVESNIERLTAEMEALEPVNMLAIDEYDEVKADLEELQDRRDVLVDERDAIEERIDRFESQKKRTFMEAFDAINENFTDIFERLSDGTGELHLENPEDPFEDGLTMKAQPGDKPIQRLNAMSGGEKSLTALAFIFAIQRHNPAPFYALDEVDAFLDAANAERVGEMVDDLAGRAQFVVVSHRSALLERSERAIGVTMQGDNVSAVTGIQLGEGRDGRDGGDDDSDDGTPGDAENAEEEEVPADD; this is translated from the coding sequence ATGCATATCAAAGAGCTCGTCCTTGACGGTTTCAAGAGTTTCGGGCGGAAGACCCGAATCCCGTTCTACGAGGACTTCACCGTAGTCACCGGTCCGAACGGGTCCGGCAAGTCGAACATCATAGACGGCGTCTTGTTCGCCCTCGGCCTCGCGCGGACGCGGGGCATCAGGGCAGAGAAACTCACCGACCTCATCTACAACCCCGGCCACGCCGACGGGAGCGACGGCGAGTCGGCCGGACCGAGAGAAGCGAGCGTCACCGTCGTCCTCGACAACGGAGACGGGAAACTCGACCGCTCGCAGATAGTAAACGCCGCCGGGAGCGACGACGTCGGCGACGCCTCCGAGATACGCGTCAAGCGGCGCGTCAAGGAGACGGACGACAACTACTACTCCTACTACTACCTCAACGGGCGGTCCTGCAACCTCTCGGACATCCAGGACCTCCTCGCGCAGGCGGGTATCACCCCCGAGGGGTACAACGTCGTCATGCAGGGCGACGTGACCGAGATTATCAACATGACCGCCTACCAACGGCGGGGGATAATCGACGAGATAGCGGGCGTCTCCGAGTTCGACGCGAAAAAGGAGGACGCCTTCGGGGAACTGGAGGCCGTCGAAGAGCGAATCGACGAGGCGGACCTCAGAATCGAGGAGAAACACACTCGCCTCGACCAACTCGAAGACGAACGCGAGACGGCGCTGGAGTACAAATCGCTCCGCGACGAACGAGAAGAGTACGAGGGCCATCTGAAAGCCGCCGAACTCGAAGACAAACGCGCCGACCTCGAACGCACGGAGACGCGCGCCGAGACCAAAGAGTCGACCCTCGCGGACCTCCGCGAGGAACTCGACCGAAGGCAGGGCCGCGTCACACGGTTCGAGAGCGAACTCGAAGAGCTCACCCGGGAGATAGAGCGGAAAGGCGAGGACGAACAACTCCGCATCAAATCCGAGATAGAGGAGGTCAAAGGCGAGATAACTCGCTTGGAGACCGCAATCGAAAGCGCCGAAGACCGAATCGAAGACGCCGAAAACGAGCGTCGAAAGGCGTTCGTCCAACTCGACCGCAAGCAAGAGAAGATAGCCAATTTGGCGGACGACATCCGCTCTGTCAAAGTCGAGCAGGCGTCGGTCAAATCCGACATCCAGTCGAAGGAGACGGAACTCGCCGAGGTGAAATCCGAGATAGCGAGCGTCGACACCGAGTTCGACGAACTCAAAGCCGAGCTAGAGGACAGAAAAGAGCGGCTGGAGGAACTGAAGACGGCGAAAAACGACCTCCAACGCGAGAAAGACCGCCTGCTCGACGACACGCGCCGCCGCGCCAACGAAATCGCAGAGACAGAAGAGAAAGTCGAGGAGGCCAGAGGACGCCTCCCCGACCTGAAGGCGACGCTGTCCGACCTCCACTCGGAACTCGACAAAGCGGAGAAAAACCGCGACAAGATACGCGGCGTCGTCGACGGCCTCAAAGAGGAGAAATCCGATCTGAAAGCGGAACTCGACGAGGTTGCCGACGACCTGCGGCGCAAGCAATCGCAGTACGCCGAACTGGAGACCAAAGCCGGGCGCGACGGCGACAACTCGTGGCCGCGGTCGGTCACGACGATACTGAACGCCGGACTCTCCGGCGTCCACGGCACCGTGGGCCAACTCGGTTCCGTCACCGGCGAGTACGCCACGGCCTGTGAGACGGCCGCGGGCGGGCGACTCGCGCACGTCGTCGTCGACGACGACGGCGTCGGGTCGTCGTGTATCGACTACCTGAAATCTCGGAACGCGGGTCGCGCGACGTTCCTCCCCATCACGAAGATGGACGACCGGGGCCTGCCTCGAAAGCCGAACACCGACGGCGTGGTAGACTTCGCCCGGAATCTGGTCGAGTACGACTCGGAGTACGAGACCGTCTTCTCGTACGTCCTCGGGTCGACGCTCGTCGTAGAGGACATGCAGACGGCGCGAGAGTTGATGGGCGACTTCCGCATGGTGACGCTCGACGGCGACTTAGTCGAACGGTCCGGCGCGATGACCGGCGGGTCCGGCGGCGGGTCTCGGTACTCCTTTTCGAAGTCCGGAAACGGGCGTCTCGAACGCCTCGCAGAGGAGATTGCCTCTCTTGAGGACGACCGACAGAGACTCCAAGACGAACTCCGCGACGTCGAGAGCGACATCGACGACGCCCGCGAGAAGATGGCCGACGCCAACGACCGGATTCGGTCGGTCGAGGCCGACATCGAACGGGCCGAATCGGACGTCGACGACGCGGAGACGACAGTCTCGGAACTGACCGACCGCGTCGAGGAACTCCGTGAGGAACGCGAATCCGTCGACGAGGAGATGCGCGACATCGACGAGGAGATAGCGGACCGCGACGAGGAGATAGCGGCGGTCCGAGCCGAGAGAGAGGAACTCGAAGGCGAACTCGAAGACTCGGAGATTCCGGAACTGACCTCGCGGGCCGACGAGATTCGCGCCGACATCTCCGACCTCGAAGACCGGATGGACGAGTTGGACGGGCGTCTGAACGAACTCCAACTGGAGAAGGAGTACGCCGAAGACGCCGTCGACGACCTGAACGAGACGGTCGAATCGGCCCAAGAGAAGAAGGCGGACGCTCGGGACGCCATCGCCGAGAAGAAATCCGAAATCGAGGACCGAGAGGACGTCCTCGAAGACAAGCGGGCGGCGGTCGAGGAACTCGAAGCGGAACTGGCCGAACTGAAGGAGGACCGCAGCGAACTCCACGAGGACCTCCGCGAGGCCAAAGCCGAACGCGACGAACAGAAAGAGAACGTCGAGCGCGTCGAGTCCACCGTCGAGAGCCTGCGCGAGAGCGCAGAGCGTCTCGAGTGGGAGATAGACGAACTCGCCGCCGAAGTCGGCGACTACGACCCGGAGGCGATACCCGACCACGACGAGGTGGAGTCGAACATCGAGCGTCTGACCGCGGAGATGGAAGCGCTCGAACCGGTCAACATGCTCGCCATCGACGAGTACGACGAGGTGAAAGCGGACCTCGAAGAGTTACAGGACCGGCGCGACGTCCTCGTCGACGAACGCGACGCCATCGAGGAGCGAATCGACCGCTTCGAGTCCCAGAAGAAACGGACGTTCATGGAAGCGTTCGACGCGATAAACGAGAACTTCACCGACATCTTCGAACGTCTCTCCGACGGGACGGGCGAACTCCACCTCGAAAACCCGGAGGACCCCTTCGAGGACGGACTGACGATGAAGGCGCAACCGGGCGATAAACCCATCCAGCGTCTCAACGCCATGTCCGGCGGCGAGAAATCCCTGACCGCGCTGGCGTTCATCTTCGCCATCCAGCGACACAACCCCGCGCCGTTCTACGCGCTAGACGAGGTTGACGCGTTCCTCGACGCCGCAAACGCCGAACGCGTCGGCGAGATGGTCGACGACTTGGCGGGACGCGCGCAGTTCGTCGTCGTCTCGCACCGCTCTGCGCTGTTGGAACGCTCCGAACGCGCAATCGGCGTGACGATGCAGGGCGACAACGTCAGCGCCGTCACCGGCATCCAACTCGGAGAGGGTCGCGACGGACGCGACGGCGGCGACGACGACAGCGACGACGGCACCCCCGGCGACGCAGAAAACGCAGAAGAAGAGGAGGTCCCGGCGGATGACTGA
- a CDS encoding ABC transporter substrate-binding protein, whose product MRDAPTRRTYLRRTAALAGAGLVAGCTGDGSGDGPETESEPGEANAATETTEAKTEAGESSHSASMKPMGTVEFDGVPERVFTVFPQYADMAVALGHGDAVNSVYVPEMSGTTMNHYYHHLEGVSFEWEGLSDPLAEGLRKELLFELDSDVHLADPAWASTQDNWDEGDVDEVSSQIGPWFGNFYSGTHAAPPEGFEYDYYTLWEMFGNVADVFGEREKYEALADVHEELVSSIRDSLPPKEDRPTAVRVTLASNSDSFYTYHLNKPGYWLADTRPLGANDAFAEKDWSSLWGTVDYETMLEADPDVILHLWGTTPNYNMEDTIASLKDHPVGSQLTAVQNDRVYPAGMRYQGPIMNLFQLEMGAKQLYPEQFGEWPGYENGQPYPEVPDEEQLFDRQRVADAIRGDI is encoded by the coding sequence ATGAGAGACGCGCCTACGCGACGGACCTATCTGCGACGAACCGCCGCACTCGCCGGTGCTGGCCTCGTTGCCGGTTGTACCGGCGACGGGTCGGGCGACGGGCCAGAGACGGAGTCGGAACCCGGAGAGGCGAACGCGGCGACGGAGACGACTGAAGCGAAGACGGAGGCGGGCGAGTCGTCCCACTCGGCGTCGATGAAGCCGATGGGGACAGTCGAGTTCGACGGCGTCCCCGAACGCGTCTTCACCGTCTTCCCCCAGTACGCCGATATGGCGGTGGCACTCGGCCACGGCGACGCCGTCAACTCGGTGTACGTTCCGGAGATGTCCGGGACGACGATGAATCACTACTATCACCACTTAGAGGGCGTCTCCTTCGAGTGGGAGGGACTCTCGGACCCGTTGGCCGAGGGACTCCGCAAGGAACTGCTCTTCGAACTCGACAGCGACGTCCACCTGGCCGACCCGGCGTGGGCGTCGACGCAGGACAACTGGGACGAGGGCGACGTAGACGAGGTGTCCTCCCAAATCGGTCCGTGGTTCGGAAACTTCTACAGCGGTACGCACGCGGCCCCGCCCGAGGGGTTCGAGTACGACTACTACACGCTCTGGGAGATGTTCGGCAACGTCGCGGACGTGTTCGGAGAGCGAGAGAAGTACGAAGCGCTCGCGGACGTCCACGAGGAACTCGTCTCCTCGATTCGAGACTCGCTCCCGCCGAAAGAGGACCGCCCGACCGCCGTCCGCGTCACGTTGGCGTCCAACAGCGACTCGTTTTACACCTACCACCTCAACAAACCCGGCTACTGGCTCGCCGACACGCGCCCACTCGGCGCGAACGACGCGTTCGCCGAGAAAGACTGGAGCAGTCTCTGGGGGACGGTGGACTACGAGACGATGCTCGAAGCCGACCCCGACGTCATCCTCCACCTGTGGGGCACGACGCCCAACTACAACATGGAAGACACGATAGCCTCGCTGAAAGACCACCCCGTCGGGAGTCAACTGACCGCGGTGCAAAACGACCGGGTGTACCCCGCCGGGATGCGCTATCAGGGCCCCATCATGAACCTGTTCCAACTGGAGATGGGCGCAAAACAGCTCTACCCCGAGCAGTTCGGCGAGTGGCCGGGCTACGAGAACGGCCAGCCCTATCCGGAGGTGCCCGACGAAGAGCAGTTGTTCGACCGGCAACGCGTCGCCGACGCGATACGCGGCGATATCTGA
- the mtnP gene encoding S-methyl-5'-thioadenosine phosphorylase, translating to MTIGFIGGSGIYDALPLTETSEIDVETPYGSPSAPAVVGEFGDTGREIVFLPRHGPDHQHSPTTLPYRANIYALKKLGVTHVIASNAVGSLREDLPPQTLVVPDQIYDRTKHRDLTFFDEGVVVHQPFAEPYCPELSEIVVDAAEEAADADVVRGGTYVCIEGPQYSTRAESEFYRDQGWDVIGMTTIPEAKLAREAEMSYATVTGVTDYDVWKQDSEVTLDEVLENAAENETAIKETVEAAIRALPEDHECDCHSSLEGTINTPDDAIDEETKADLDPLIGEYVE from the coding sequence ATGACCATCGGATTCATCGGCGGAAGCGGAATCTACGACGCCCTGCCGCTGACGGAGACGAGCGAAATCGACGTCGAGACGCCGTACGGCAGTCCCTCCGCGCCCGCCGTCGTCGGCGAGTTCGGCGACACCGGACGCGAAATCGTCTTTCTGCCCCGCCACGGGCCGGACCACCAACACTCGCCGACGACGCTCCCGTACCGCGCGAACATCTACGCGCTGAAGAAACTGGGCGTGACGCACGTCATCGCGAGCAACGCCGTCGGCAGTCTCCGCGAGGACCTGCCGCCGCAGACGCTCGTCGTTCCCGACCAGATATACGACCGGACGAAACACCGCGACCTGACGTTCTTCGACGAGGGCGTCGTCGTCCACCAACCGTTCGCGGAGCCGTACTGCCCGGAACTGTCGGAAATCGTCGTAGACGCCGCAGAGGAGGCCGCGGACGCCGACGTCGTCCGCGGCGGGACGTACGTCTGCATCGAGGGGCCGCAGTACTCCACCCGCGCAGAAAGCGAGTTCTACCGCGACCAAGGATGGGACGTCATCGGGATGACGACCATCCCGGAGGCGAAACTCGCCCGCGAGGCGGAGATGTCGTACGCGACGGTGACGGGCGTCACCGACTACGACGTCTGGAAGCAGGATTCGGAGGTCACTCTCGACGAGGTTCTGGAGAACGCCGCCGAAAACGAGACGGCCATCAAAGAGACGGTGGAGGCGGCCATCCGCGCCCTCCCCGAGGACCACGAGTGCGACTGTCACTCCTCGCTCGAAGGCACCATAAACACGCCCGACGACGCGATCGACGAGGAGACGAAGGCGGACCTCGACCCCCTCATCGGCGAGTACGTCGAGTAG
- a CDS encoding alpha/beta hydrolase, whose amino-acid sequence MRDSLGAGATVEVLRDVPFSSPPERTLHLDLFRPVPPRGDAADARRAVVVLVHGGEWRGGDKDDLSRFGLALAERGFSCAAIDYRGSDDATFPAQIRDVKAAVRWLRANAARAGLDPERVGAFGHAGGAHLAVLAALTPDNPEFAPNPDHLVGDAAKGGGGADASHPSDALAAAVGVAGLYNFEHTPERESIRSLLGGTRSEMSEAYERASPSTYLGNAADAAPVLLLHGAEDEVTPSMASELFYDGLEDAGGTAECVVAEGAGHDVHREQFGWTLAWTEAFLDRHLR is encoded by the coding sequence ATGCGCGACTCTCTCGGTGCCGGTGCCACGGTCGAGGTACTCCGGGACGTCCCGTTTTCGTCGCCGCCGGAGCGAACGCTCCACCTCGACCTGTTTCGTCCGGTACCGCCGCGGGGCGACGCCGCCGACGCCCGCCGCGCGGTGGTCGTTCTCGTCCACGGCGGCGAGTGGCGCGGCGGCGACAAAGACGACCTGTCGCGCTTCGGGCTCGCACTCGCCGAACGGGGGTTCTCCTGCGCCGCGATCGACTACCGCGGCAGCGACGACGCCACCTTCCCGGCGCAGATTCGCGACGTGAAAGCGGCGGTTCGGTGGCTCCGAGCGAACGCCGCCCGCGCGGGCCTCGACCCGGAGCGAGTCGGCGCGTTCGGCCACGCCGGCGGAGCCCATCTCGCCGTCCTCGCGGCCCTCACGCCCGATAACCCCGAGTTCGCCCCGAACCCCGACCACCTCGTCGGCGACGCGGCGAAGGGTGGCGGCGGTGCGGACGCGTCGCACCCCTCGGACGCACTCGCCGCCGCCGTCGGCGTCGCGGGTCTGTACAACTTCGAACACACCCCGGAACGGGAGTCGATTCGGTCGCTCCTCGGGGGGACGCGGTCGGAGATGTCCGAGGCGTACGAACGGGCCTCTCCCTCGACGTACCTCGGAAACGCGGCCGACGCCGCGCCGGTTCTCCTCTTGCACGGCGCCGAGGACGAGGTGACGCCCTCGATGGCGTCGGAACTGTTCTACGACGGCCTCGAAGACGCCGGCGGAACCGCCGAATGCGTCGTCGCGGAGGGCGCTGGCCACGACGTCCACCGCGAACAGTTCGGGTGGACGCTCGCGTGGACCGAGGCGTTCCTCGACCGTCACCTCCGCTGA
- a CDS encoding phosphoribosyltransferase, which yields MGDLPDDFNCTITNWEYIYGLCRDVSNAVKASDFEPDVIVALARGGWFAGRCICDFLGMDDLTSLKMEHYVGTAQKSGEPEVRYPMPEGSVKGKDVLIIDDIADTGGSIRHAHEYVTDRDADEVRTATLQLLQTSEFEPHYVGERLEEWAWVVYPWNFIEDMIDLVSGVMEKADEETFEGEDVRHYLSEFHNVDRIEMEIAQPNRMDEVMNEMERRGYVEAASDGAWRLVEDPADS from the coding sequence ATGGGCGACCTCCCCGACGATTTTAACTGCACTATCACGAACTGGGAGTACATCTACGGCCTCTGTCGGGACGTGAGCAACGCCGTGAAGGCGTCCGATTTCGAGCCCGACGTCATCGTGGCGTTGGCGCGCGGCGGGTGGTTCGCGGGGCGGTGCATCTGTGACTTCCTCGGGATGGACGACCTGACGAGCCTGAAGATGGAACATTACGTCGGGACCGCCCAGAAGTCGGGCGAACCCGAGGTTCGCTACCCGATGCCGGAGGGCAGCGTGAAGGGCAAAGACGTGCTCATCATCGACGACATCGCGGACACCGGCGGGTCGATACGCCACGCCCACGAGTACGTGACCGACCGGGACGCAGACGAGGTTCGGACGGCGACGCTCCAACTCCTGCAGACGAGCGAGTTCGAACCCCACTACGTCGGCGAACGCCTCGAAGAGTGGGCGTGGGTCGTCTACCCGTGGAACTTCATCGAAGACATGATAGACCTCGTCTCCGGCGTCATGGAGAAGGCCGACGAGGAGACGTTCGAGGGAGAGGACGTCCGTCACTACCTCTCTGAGTTCCACAACGTCGACCGAATCGAGATGGAGATAGCGCAACCGAACCGCATGGACGAAGTGATGAACGAGATGGAACGCCGCGGATACGTCGAGGCGGCGAGCGACGGCGCGTGGCGACTCGTCGAAGACCCGGCCGATTCCTGA
- a CDS encoding DUF7518 family protein: MSNRVEELESKVAELQAAVNGLTEELVETKERVRLLEDQVEVDLSTGTRPVGHESPSEETADPEPTAASDSQSEPQTERKVKPGESPAQTESRSETSDNPGTDADLIDADAEAFGTDDTADTAADDGDKSEEGESEDEADTTDDSDIIVA, from the coding sequence ATGAGTAACAGGGTGGAGGAACTCGAATCGAAGGTCGCGGAACTTCAGGCCGCCGTCAACGGCCTGACCGAGGAGTTGGTGGAGACGAAAGAGCGCGTCCGACTGCTCGAAGACCAAGTCGAAGTCGACCTGAGCACGGGAACCCGCCCCGTCGGTCACGAGTCGCCGTCCGAGGAGACGGCCGACCCCGAACCGACGGCCGCGTCCGACTCGCAGTCGGAGCCACAGACCGAACGGAAGGTGAAACCCGGCGAGTCGCCCGCGCAGACGGAGTCTCGGTCGGAGACGTCGGACAACCCGGGGACCGACGCCGACCTGATAGACGCGGACGCCGAGGCGTTCGGCACCGACGACACCGCCGACACCGCCGCAGACGACGGGGATAAGTCCGAGGAGGGCGAGAGTGAAGACGAGGCGGACACCACCGACGATTCGGACATCATCGTCGCGTAA
- a CDS encoding AEC family transporter, translating into MSLVSIFATAILPIVAVGAVGFALGRATDVRTDPLNTVVVYVLAPALVFHSLASTSLARSTLVEVAVAVTVYHLVMIVLAEGAGRLFGQRDPFLSALVLVAAFPNSGNYGIPVSNFAFGSTGRSTAVLFLSVQSVLIYTVGVYIASRGGGDSGLEGVKRVFQIPLVYAVVAALLARAVGVVPPAGSTAMETLKLVGDSSIPLMLLILGIQLSKTDVGSTLSEVGVVTVLKMAVAPVVGVGIALVVGFSDPSVGRTFVLECAMPAAVTPLILVGEFAEGDVAGVPVAEFVSTAVFVTTLVSVPTLTVTIALLESGVVL; encoded by the coding sequence GTGTCGCTGGTCTCCATCTTCGCGACGGCGATTTTACCGATCGTCGCGGTGGGCGCGGTCGGATTCGCACTCGGACGCGCGACGGACGTCCGGACGGACCCGCTGAACACCGTCGTCGTCTACGTCCTCGCGCCGGCACTCGTCTTTCACAGTCTCGCGAGCACCTCCCTCGCGCGGTCTACGCTCGTCGAAGTCGCCGTCGCCGTCACCGTCTACCACCTCGTGATGATCGTGCTCGCGGAGGGGGCCGGCCGCCTGTTCGGTCAACGCGACCCGTTTCTCAGCGCACTCGTCCTCGTCGCCGCGTTCCCGAACTCCGGCAACTACGGCATCCCCGTCTCGAACTTCGCGTTCGGGAGCACCGGGCGTTCGACGGCGGTGCTCTTTCTCTCGGTGCAGAGCGTCCTCATCTACACCGTGGGCGTCTACATCGCCTCCCGCGGCGGCGGGGACAGCGGGCTCGAAGGCGTAAAGCGCGTGTTCCAGATTCCGCTCGTCTACGCCGTCGTCGCCGCACTCCTCGCCCGCGCCGTAGGCGTCGTCCCGCCCGCGGGGTCGACGGCGATGGAGACGCTGAAACTCGTCGGCGACTCGTCGATTCCGCTGATGTTGCTCATCCTCGGCATCCAGCTTTCGAAGACGGACGTGGGGTCTACGCTGTCCGAAGTCGGCGTCGTGACGGTGTTGAAGATGGCAGTCGCACCGGTCGTCGGCGTCGGTATCGCCCTCGTCGTCGGGTTCTCCGACCCGAGCGTCGGGCGGACGTTCGTACTGGAGTGCGCCATGCCCGCCGCGGTGACGCCTCTCATCCTCGTCGGCGAGTTCGCCGAGGGCGACGTGGCGGGCGTCCCCGTCGCCGAGTTCGTCTCCACCGCCGTCTTCGTGACGACGCTCGTCAGCGTTCCGACGCTGACGGTCACTATCGCACTCCTCGAATCGGGCGTCGTCCTCTAG
- a CDS encoding HD domain-containing protein: MPPTNSGETFDALIETYDLKDERRTGWQLRGISDPESVAAHSWGVAHLCLCFADRAGVDPDRAVRLALLHDIAEARTGDEATRADPDAETIDPAEKERRERDAIEDLLSPFAADLRESWEEYETRETDTARFVKDMDLVDMCLQALVYEREGRYDPDADNPNFGAYDRLDEFFATAEPRLRTPVGRDLFETVRARYEAAKTDADADEKSSR, from the coding sequence GTGCCCCCGACGAACTCGGGCGAGACGTTCGACGCCCTCATCGAGACGTACGACCTGAAGGACGAACGCCGCACGGGGTGGCAACTCCGCGGCATCTCCGACCCCGAATCGGTCGCCGCCCACTCGTGGGGCGTCGCTCACCTCTGTCTCTGTTTCGCGGACCGCGCCGGCGTAGACCCCGACAGAGCGGTGCGTCTGGCCCTCCTCCACGATATCGCGGAGGCCCGCACCGGCGACGAGGCGACCCGCGCCGACCCCGACGCGGAGACTATCGACCCCGCAGAGAAGGAGCGTCGGGAACGAGACGCCATCGAGGACCTCCTCTCGCCGTTCGCTGCGGACCTCCGCGAGTCGTGGGAGGAGTACGAGACCAGAGAGACCGACACCGCTCGGTTCGTCAAGGACATGGACCTCGTGGATATGTGCCTGCAAGCGCTCGTCTACGAGAGAGAGGGGCGATACGACCCCGACGCCGATAACCCGAACTTCGGGGCGTACGACCGGTTAGACGAGTTTTTCGCCACCGCGGAGCCGAGACTGCGGACGCCCGTCGGGCGCGACCTGTTCGAGACGGTTCGCGCGCGGTACGAGGCCGCAAAGACCGACGCCGACGCTGACGAGAAATCGTCTCGGTGA
- a CDS encoding DUF7563 family protein — translation MLTLIEEFTMHTCHNCEEFVTRDFVRVFGDEEGRVFGCPSCLTTRDLQNGTASNSAASAGPPSP, via the coding sequence GTGCTAACACTTATCGAGGAATTCACGATGCACACCTGCCACAACTGCGAGGAGTTCGTCACCCGCGACTTCGTTCGAGTGTTCGGCGACGAGGAGGGGCGCGTGTTCGGGTGCCCGTCCTGTCTGACCACCCGCGACTTGCAGAACGGAACGGCGTCGAACTCGGCGGCGTCCGCCGGACCACCGTCGCCCTGA